A window of Fundulus heteroclitus isolate FHET01 unplaced genomic scaffold, MU-UCD_Fhet_4.1 scaffold_91, whole genome shotgun sequence genomic DNA:
AgtgcaccatcaaggacataTTCTATAAACTGATCACGCAAGAGAACTTCAGCGTTTGGCATGTCCCTAGGGGCCTGTACTTTTACTTTCTCCATGAGGCTCATCAAAGCAAGGGAGAACTCTTGCAATGTTTCCCCATCCAATTGCTTTCTGGAGAAAAAGGCCTCCTGTAATGCAACATGCGACTCATTACATCCATAAAGCTCCTTGAGGATAGAAATGATTTTAGCCGGATCCCCTTGTTCCTGACTAGAGCGATATTTGACCTCATCCCTAGCCTCTCCTTCTAAATGGTCATACAAAAAGAAGGCCTGATCTACTGCTGACAAATTTCGTGCCCGCATACACGCCTGCACCTCCTCAACCCACTCGCTCACACTAATCCCCACCCGTCCCCTAAACATAGGACACTTACGATCGCGTGGAACAAACACTAACCTGTCCGTTATTTGGGCGGTGGGGGGTGCAGAAGCTGAAGACGGCCCGGCACTGGAGCTAGATGTGGAAGGTGAACGCTCTGCACGCAGCTTCTCATTGTCAGCCTTTAATTGAGCAACCAGGGTCTTCAATTCCAGTAGCTCTTCCTCCATTACTACAAATGACCAGCTCAAAATAAATGAACCGCAGCCGTTTGTCCttaacacaccaaaaaaaatatcaatacttGAACATAAATGTCACAAAATGCAATAATAGTGAAAGAGTCTCAGCctcaaaactgtaaaaaaaacatcctgtcaACAACGCCAAAATGTGGCGGGAGCAGTGTGATAATTGGGAACTTAAGTTTAAAAGACACTATTTTAATAATTGGTTACAACAACTCCGCTAAAAAGTTACCTTTAAAGCACACAGACCCACTACAGATGAGGCTTGAGACACTCTCACAAtgtaacaattttatttattctgcaatTGTTTGTTAATCGAAAATACTAGTCTAAAACCACTCACACATTAAAAGTCAGTGTTAGCGCAACTCAGGGATGGGGGTGCAATTTGGGGTAGTGtcctaaaagaaaagaaacacagcaaacgaaacaaggcaaaacaaaagaaaatcgtGCACCAAACCAAAAAGGAGTACCACCACCCCGGAAAGTCCACCACCAACACCACGAGCTGGCCGTTCCTATcacaaaaaaatagaagagaGACATGCAAATTACAAACAATACAATTATGCAGTCAGCCCACAATCAAGCAGCAATAGTCCAAATTAAGAGTCGTCCAGGGAGAAACCGATCCGCCGTAGCAGACGCCACTCAGAGCGGCAGTAGAAAATTAGTCCGAGCTGATCACCAATCAGCCCAAATCAGCCACACTGGACGAGTGGTAGGAGCCAACTTTACGCCGACCAGGACGGCGGGCCTACAGCCAGCAACCAGGACGACAGGTAGGCAGCCGACAGATTATCCAGTTGACAGGCGGGACCGTCGGTCGAGGACAACCAGAACAGCGGGCAAACAGCCGGCCAAGGACAAACGGCAGCGGctatcaaaaataaatgttagaaaTGGAATCTAAAAGCATCCAAACTTCAGCACTTCACCTACCGCTGAGTTCTCTATGTAGTGCCTCTAAAAGGAAGGAGGAAACGTAGAACTTGTACAGGCGGCGGCGATCAGAGCGTCGTTAGCGCATCATTTGCGCGCATGCATTAATTTGCAGCTGttatacagaaaatgtaaataaatcacaaGTAATAAGTTTGCTTGAGAGAGGTGAAGCCTGCCTTACCTAGCGTGCAGCACCAACCAACACCGAGGTCTGAACCGGAAGGAAAACAACGTCATGTCAACCAGGTAGGGGAGGGTCCTTTATATACAGGCAGCCAGCACCACAACCAATTAGATTTAGGCACTTGTGTGGTGCGTTCAAAGGCCACAGGCATACTGCCACAgtaggttctctctgggtactccgccttcctcccacagtcctaaaacatgactgttagcttaactggcctctctaaattctccttaggtgtgagtgtgtgtgtgaatggttggttgtcctgtctgtctctgtgttgtcctgtgataggctgcttacctgtccaggtgaaccccgcctctcagccgctgacagctgcagatagacaccagcagccctcaggaccccagcagggataagcctgttggaaaatggttggatggacggcaccagcaggttccagcagctcagctttgtcctgaagctgctgttctgttggtGCGGCTCAGAGAGGAACCGTCCTCTTCAGTCTGACAGCTcaatcagacagaaccagaaccaggacccaGCAGTGTGGCTATTAACTACAGcacaatattgaaaagtaaaaagctcTACTGCAGCAGACGCTCTCTGGACTCAGCGGGTACCGGGTTCAGCAACAAGCCAACAAGTTTGAGCACCAAGaaggaaaccaaagaaaaaactgaagaatcatCATTTCTATTAGTCTGCAGACCAGTTCTGCCTGGCAGACCATGATCCAGAGGAACATCTGGCTCCAGCTGttctcctccatcctcctcctcccaggatGTGAAAAGAGGTGCTGGGAGCCCCATCAGCCCGGATGCCTCTGGTTGGCTCCTCACTTTTAAATCGGCGCTGGAGAAGATCCAGAAGAAACGCCGAGGAGTCAGAGACGCTTCAGGACCTGGTGAGGCCTTGCTCTGGGCCGACGTCTCTCACTGGTCTGCCGGCTGCTTGGACCACCGTGGCCAGGAGGTCAGGAGATTTCAGTAGCGCTCCACGGCTCCTGGACCCTCCCTCTGTTCCtccttcagcctcctcctccatcagccccctcctccatcagcctcctcctccatcagccgcctcctccatcagcctcctcctccttctcttctctccctctctccttctcctctccttctctccatctcgtctccttcctcctctcctccttctttcctccttctctcctcctccatggGGTTCTATTCCCTGTATTTACTGGTTCTGATCACAGAGAGAGACGGTTCCACATGCTGGcagtcagacagctgctggagaacGTTCACCAGAACACACTGGTTCTCCTCCATAGATCTGAAGGACTACTTCCATGTTCCATCATCCAAAACACAGGAAGTATCTGCGCTTCCTTCCAGGGGATTCCCTGTCACTACAACCTGCCGTTGGGTTCCTCTGTGGTTCCACGCACGTTCTCCAGATGCCGCTGTGCTCTGCAGGGATGAGAATCCTCTTTTATTTGGACCACCTGCTCTTGCTGGCTACGTCCAGAGAGGAAGCGGCGGTGCAGACCAGAGCTCTGGCTCCACAGCTGACAGAACTGGGTCTCCATAAAAGTGGTAAAGGATCTGTTCTCCATCCCAGCTGCTAGTTTCTGTGGGCTGGAGCTAAACTGGGCCACCATGAGAGCCCAGAGCAGACGCTGTCAGTGCTGCTGCCGCCAGGTCCACCATCCACACAGTGACAGCTCTGTCCGTCATGCGGATGCTGGGGATGACGTCAGCAGCCCACCTGCTGGTTCCGTGGCTCTGCTTCATATGAGGCTCCTCCTGCAGAGATGCTTCACCCGCCTGTGCATAGACCCTGTGGCCAGAGGAGGCAGCGGATGACTGCAGTCCCTGTCAGTGGAGCCCACCTGGCCACATGGGGAAAAAACCCCCCACTGTGTCAGAGGGAGTTGCCCTCAGAGACCTACGTCACCGTCCCGGTGTTCAACAGACGCTGCAGGCTGGGAGGAACGTGTCTGTCCAGGGTAGTGGCGGAGAAGTGGCCAGACCACATGTCTCTCAAATAAAGGTGCTGAAGCTGAGTCAGCATTTTGTCCTCTGCTGCGCGGCGACCAGCAGCTTCTGATCCACANNNNNNNNNNNNNNNNNNNNNNNNNNNNNNNNNNNNNNNNNNNNNNNNNNNNNNNNNNNNNNNNNNNNNNNNNNNNNNNNNNNNNNNNNNNNNNNNNNNNNNNNNNNNNNNNNNNNNNNNNNNNNNNNNNNNNNNNNNNNNNNNNNNNNNNNNNNNNNNNNNNNNNNNNNNNNNNNNNNNNNNNNNNNNNNNNNNNNNNNNNNNNNNNNNNNNNNNNNNNNNNNNNNNNNNNNNNNNNNNNNNNNNNNNNNNNNNNNNNNNNNNNNNNNNNNNNNNNNNNNNNNNNNNNNNNNNNNNNNNNNNNNNNNNNNNNNNNNNNNNNNNNNNNNNNNNNNNNNNNNNNNNNNNNNNNNNNNNNNNNNNNNNNNNNNNNNNNNNNNNNNNNNNNNNNNNNNNNNNNNNNNNNNNNNNNNNNNNNNNNNNNNNNNNNNNNNNNNNNNNNNNNNNNNNNNNNNNNNNNNNNNNNNNNNNNNNNNNNNNNNNNNNNNNNNNNNNNNNNNTAGCGTTTTATTGCTTCCTTTGATTTCAAACTTTGCTGTTACACTGTTACAATATGTAACCGAATCTTATTTGCTGTAGACAACAAAGGCAGAGATGGCAAAGGCCTCTTAACACATGGATGACCAACAACTGCTGTAATATGTGAAAGGGTAAATGGGCTACTTACAACCACACTCCTGTTCTCTgcggacatttttgttaattccgtgaggtgggctgtgctatggtcatgtcatgcaaaggattgtgggatccttatagctccttagagCAGTTAAGGGACATCATGACatccctatgctaaaggaactatgataggaagcatataGGCTCCTTTCCacttccttccttactgactgcataTTCAGACACATTCCCATTTTGGCTAAAGAGTTCTTATCTAAATGATGTTTCTAATGGGACTGTCAAAAgaatcagccaagatatcaggaagtGAATTATGGACTTGCACAAGTCTGATTCATCCTTGggtttaatttctaaatgcctgAAGGTTCCACGTTCATAGGTCAAACAATTATATGCAAGTTATAAAACCTCATGGGACTGTCCTGCCATCATAACCTCAGGAAGGAGAGGGTTTTGTGACCTAGACACAAACGTATATTGATCTGAAATGTGAACACCaaccaaagaacaaaagc
This region includes:
- the LOC118562409 gene encoding uncharacterized protein LOC118562409 isoform X1, with product MLMEEELLELKTLVAQLKADNEKLRAERSPSTSSSSAGPSSASAPPTAQITDRLVFVPRDRKCPMFRGRVGISVSEWVEEVQACMRARNLSAVDQAFFLYDHLEGEARDEVKYRSSQEQGDPAKIISILKELYGCNESHVALQEAFFSRKQLDGETLQEFSLALMSLMEKVKVQAPRDMPNAEVLLRDQFIEYVLDGALRRALKQYVRLKPAATLLEVRGEAMRWELEGLPASMRGRSNSLPSAPSFQFAVRGGSPAIASPTQTEVNELKELLKQQQEHTTHAQGEHATCWCRHFDLVYIFSLCSSQTFIFLDNAVLLFLVYLFMCMNVILALLWRNKNECFM
- the LOC118562409 gene encoding uncharacterized protein LOC118562409 isoform X2 encodes the protein MEEELLELKTLVAQLKADNEKLRAERSPSTSSSSAGPSSASAPPTAQITDRLVFVPRDRKCPMFRGRVGISVSEWVEEVQACMRARNLSAVDQAFFLYDHLEGEARDEVKYRSSQEQGDPAKIISILKELYGCNESHVALQEAFFSRKQLDGETLQEFSLALMSLMEKVKVQAPRDMPNAEVLLRDQFIEYVLDGALRRALKQYVRLKPAATLLEVRGEAMRWELEGLPASMRGRSNSLPSAPSFQFAVRGGSPAIASPTQTEVNELKELLKQQQEHTTHAQGEHATCWCRHFDLVYIFSLCSSQTFIFLDNAVLLFLVYLFMCMNVILALLWRNKNECFM